One genomic window of Chthonomonadales bacterium includes the following:
- a CDS encoding type 1 glutamine amidotransferase translates to MAHDLSGKRVAILVENGFEQSELMEPRKALDQAGATTQVVSPVAGQVRGWKEREWGESVPVDVALERADPHDFDALLLPGGVMSPDKLRTNQRAVAFVEAFFQSRKPVAAICHGPWTIVEAESAKGRTLTSWPSLQTDIRNAGGKWVDQEVAVDNGLVTSRQPADLPAFNARMIDEFAEGEHRAQHAA, encoded by the coding sequence ATGGCACACGACCTGAGCGGCAAGCGGGTTGCGATCCTCGTGGAGAACGGGTTCGAGCAGTCCGAGCTGATGGAGCCGCGCAAGGCGCTCGACCAGGCCGGCGCGACGACGCAGGTCGTCTCGCCGGTTGCGGGCCAGGTGCGCGGCTGGAAGGAGAGGGAATGGGGCGAGAGCGTGCCCGTCGACGTCGCGCTCGAGCGCGCTGACCCGCACGACTTCGACGCGCTCTTGCTGCCGGGCGGCGTGATGAGCCCCGACAAGCTCCGCACCAACCAGAGGGCCGTGGCCTTCGTGGAGGCGTTCTTCCAGTCGCGCAAGCCGGTCGCGGCGATCTGCCACGGGCCGTGGACGATCGTGGAGGCGGAGTCGGCTAAGGGACGGACGCTGACCTCCTGGCCCTCGCTGCAGACCGACATCCGCAACGCGGGCGGTAAGTGGGTCGACCAGGAGGTGGCGGTGGACAACGGGCTCGTCACGAGCCGGCAGCCGGCTGACCTTCCGGCCTTCAACGCCAGGATGATCGATGAGTTCGCCGAGGGCGAGCACCGCGCACAGCACGCCGCCTAG
- a CDS encoding fumarylacetoacetate hydrolase family protein has protein sequence MRIVRYRDTGGEVRLGALEPDGSARRIEGGLAGGLRPSGEPEPIAKLLAPVEPPSVLCIGLNYRRHAEESGAKIPEYPVVFMKSPAAVQNPGDPILLPRALRSDAVDYEAELAVVIGRACKDAARVDALDHVLGYTCANDVSARDWQIQRGGGQWCRGKTFDTFAPLGPCIVTPDEIPDPNRLRLRSVVSGEVMQDWGTDDMIFDVPELIAFLSASTTLLPGTVIMTGTPHGVGMARRPPRWLVPGDTVTIEIDRIGALTNPVVEEA, from the coding sequence ATGAGGATCGTTCGCTACCGCGACACAGGCGGGGAGGTCCGCCTCGGCGCGCTCGAGCCCGACGGCTCCGCGCGACGCATCGAGGGCGGCCTTGCCGGCGGCCTCCGGCCGTCCGGCGAGCCGGAGCCCATCGCGAAGCTGCTCGCGCCCGTCGAGCCGCCGTCCGTCCTCTGCATCGGCCTCAACTACCGCCGCCATGCCGAGGAGAGCGGCGCGAAGATACCCGAGTACCCCGTCGTCTTCATGAAGTCGCCGGCCGCCGTGCAGAACCCCGGCGACCCCATCCTGCTGCCGCGCGCCCTGCGGAGCGACGCCGTGGACTACGAGGCGGAGCTGGCCGTGGTGATCGGGCGCGCCTGCAAGGACGCCGCGCGCGTCGACGCCCTCGACCATGTGCTCGGCTACACCTGCGCCAACGACGTGAGCGCGCGGGACTGGCAGATCCAGCGCGGCGGGGGGCAGTGGTGCCGCGGCAAGACCTTCGACACCTTCGCTCCGCTCGGACCCTGCATCGTGACGCCCGATGAGATCCCAGACCCCAACCGCCTGCGCCTGCGCTCCGTCGTGAGCGGCGAGGTGATGCAGGACTGGGGCACCGACGACATGATCTTCGATGTTCCCGAGTTGATCGCGTTCCTGAGCGCGAGCACGACGCTCCTGCCGGGAACCGTCATCATGACCGGCACGCCGCACGGCGTGGGCATGGCGCGCAGACCGCCACGATGGCTCGTGCCGGGCGACACGGTGACGATCGAGATCGATCGCATCGGCGCTCTGACCAACCCGGTGGTCGAGGAGGCGTAG
- a CDS encoding matrixin family metalloprotease, producing MLPSSDRDASPGPPNHFASDRLSPSTGPARSPRGARPRPASRGLRRLRLVLVLCVAPCGFAWLARAMPERFASPQLVVAAPPRPECGPPASRAPTGLQYGQALRRRIAWPSFPVRVGFVRDAAYSVRREAAARRGLERWREASGGALTFEVAENVDEADVRVRFDTTSNDGQTSTHYRGSRITGAEVRVGVERDWSSDIACIAAHEFGHALGIDGHSDDPRDLMYPTHTMGRRWSVTERDWNTLAALYPAQLGAIRAR from the coding sequence ATGCTTCCGAGCAGTGATCGAGACGCTTCGCCCGGCCCGCCGAACCACTTCGCGAGCGATCGCCTCTCGCCGTCGACCGGTCCGGCACGCTCACCCCGGGGTGCGCGCCCGCGCCCGGCCTCGCGCGGGCTCCGCCGGCTGCGCCTGGTGCTCGTGCTGTGCGTCGCTCCATGCGGGTTCGCGTGGCTCGCGCGCGCCATGCCCGAGCGCTTCGCCAGCCCCCAACTCGTCGTGGCCGCGCCGCCGCGGCCCGAGTGCGGGCCGCCCGCCAGTCGCGCGCCCACCGGCCTGCAGTACGGCCAGGCCCTTCGCCGGCGCATCGCCTGGCCCTCGTTCCCCGTGCGGGTCGGCTTCGTACGCGATGCGGCCTACTCCGTGCGACGCGAGGCCGCCGCGCGGCGCGGCCTGGAGCGCTGGCGCGAGGCGTCCGGCGGAGCACTGACGTTCGAGGTGGCCGAGAACGTCGACGAGGCCGACGTGCGCGTGCGCTTCGACACGACGAGCAACGACGGGCAGACGAGCACGCACTACCGAGGCTCGCGGATCACGGGGGCGGAGGTGCGCGTGGGCGTCGAGCGCGACTGGTCGAGCGACATCGCCTGCATCGCCGCGCACGAATTCGGCCACGCACTGGGCATCGACGGACACAGCGACGACCCGCGCGACTTGATGTACCCGACGCACACGATGGGGCGTCGCTGGAGCGTGACGGAGCGCGACTGGAACACTCTCGCCGCCCTCTATCCCGCGCAACTGGGAGCCATCCGAGCGCGCTGA
- a CDS encoding Gfo/Idh/MocA family oxidoreductase, protein MERREFVRRTAAAAGGAMLAGPARALGARGAAERVNIATIGCGGMGSAHLDALMRLREAGLVNIVAVCDVYSRRLEAAAARTGAKPYGDYRKLLEDRSIDAVSIATPDHWHAAMTIDAADAGKDVYCEKPMTYWRDLKAPQDVVKAIARGRRVMQVGTQGLSGDVWDLCAERIRAGAVGKLIHAQASDCRNGPIGLYSPRSVDPEARPGATLDWDRWLGPAPRHAYEPGRFMAFRAFWDYSGGTATDFFPHILTPLVYAMGLGFPKRVTASGGLYYWDDGRQVPDIVNMVVEYPGGPSVLLLASLATETGLPMAIRGQEATIRFGGSGAIIDPQAAAGTGRRREELAQTRGASLDEHFRDFLACVRSRSKPRSNEVLGYRVMAALHMGVHAYLRGRAMEFDPATERARFV, encoded by the coding sequence ATGGAGCGTCGCGAGTTCGTAAGGCGGACGGCCGCCGCCGCGGGAGGGGCGATGCTCGCCGGGCCGGCCCGGGCGCTGGGCGCGCGGGGCGCCGCTGAGCGCGTCAACATCGCAACTATCGGCTGCGGCGGCATGGGGAGCGCCCACCTCGATGCGCTGATGCGACTGCGCGAGGCCGGCCTGGTCAACATCGTCGCCGTCTGCGACGTCTATAGCCGCCGACTGGAGGCCGCCGCCGCCAGGACCGGCGCCAAGCCGTACGGCGACTACCGCAAGCTGCTCGAGGACCGGTCCATCGACGCCGTGAGCATCGCCACGCCGGACCACTGGCACGCCGCCATGACCATCGACGCAGCCGACGCCGGCAAGGACGTCTACTGCGAGAAGCCGATGACCTACTGGCGCGACCTGAAGGCCCCGCAGGACGTGGTGAAGGCCATCGCGCGCGGCCGGCGCGTCATGCAGGTGGGCACGCAGGGCCTGTCGGGCGACGTGTGGGACCTCTGCGCGGAGCGCATCCGCGCCGGGGCCGTCGGCAAACTGATCCACGCACAGGCCAGCGACTGCCGCAACGGGCCCATCGGCCTCTACTCGCCCCGCAGCGTCGACCCGGAGGCGAGGCCCGGCGCCACGCTCGACTGGGATCGGTGGCTGGGTCCCGCGCCCCGGCACGCCTACGAGCCGGGGCGCTTTATGGCCTTCCGCGCCTTCTGGGACTACTCCGGCGGAACGGCCACCGACTTCTTCCCCCACATCCTCACGCCGCTCGTCTATGCCATGGGCCTCGGCTTCCCGAAGCGTGTCACCGCCTCCGGCGGGCTCTACTACTGGGACGATGGGCGGCAGGTGCCCGACATCGTGAACATGGTGGTCGAGTACCCGGGTGGCCCATCCGTGCTGCTGCTGGCCTCGCTCGCAACGGAGACCGGCCTGCCGATGGCCATCCGCGGCCAGGAGGCGACCATCCGCTTTGGCGGCTCCGGAGCGATCATCGACCCGCAGGCGGCCGCCGGAACGGGCCGACGGCGCGAGGAACTCGCCCAGACACGCGGAGCCTCCCTGGACGAGCACTTCCGCGATTTCCTCGCGTGCGTCCGCTCGCGCAGCAAGCCGCGCAGCAACGAGGTTCTCGGCTACCGCGTGATGGCCGCGCTGCACATGGGCGTGCACGCCTACCTGCGCGGGCGGGCGATGGAGTTCGACCCGGCCACCGAGCGCGCCCGCTTCGTGTGA